GCTGGCGCACCTCGACGCCTTGGTGGTCCGCTCCCTGCTGGCACCCACCGCGCAGGCACAACTGCGCGCACGAGTCGCGCAGTTGGCCGCCTCGCGGGCCGAGACCGTCGACACGCAGGCGGGCGAACTGCGCCGGATCGAACGGGACCTGCACGACGGCGCACAGGCCCGTCTGGTGTCACTGGGCATGAGCCTGGGGCTGGCCGAACAACTCCTGCCCGACGATCCGCAGGCCGTGCGGCAACTGCTCGCCGAGGCCCGCGAGTCGACGGCCGGGGCCCTGGCCGAACTGCGGGACCTGGTACGCGGCATCCATCCGCCGGTGCTCGCGGACCGCGGCCTGGACGGCGCGCTGCAGGCCCTCGCCCTGGCCAACCCGATACCGACGACGCTGGCCACCCGGCTGCCCGGCCGGCTGCCCGCGCCCGTCGAGTCCGCGGCCTACTTCGCCGTCGCCGAGGCCCTGACGAACGCCATCAAGCACGCCGGGGCCCGGCACATCCGGATCACCGTGGAGTTCACGCCCCACCCGGGCACCACGGCGGGTCTGCTGACGATGCGGGTGTCCGACGACGGCCGCGGGGGCGCCACACTTGACGGCGGTACCGGCCTGCGGGGCATCGCGCGGCGTCTGTCGGCCTTCGACGGCACCCTGACCGCCGACAGTCCGCCCGGCGGGCCCACCGAGATAAGGATGTCGCTGCCGTGCGCGTCGTCATAGCAGAGGACCTCGCCCTGCTCCGCGAGGGGCTGATCCGGATCTTCCAGGCCAACCGGTTCGAGGTCGTCGAAGCCGTCGACAACGGCCCCTCCCTCGTCAGGGCGCTGACGACCCACCGGCCCGATGTCGCGGTCGTCGACGTGCGGCTGCCGCCGACCTTCACCGACGAAGGCCTGCGCGCCGTGATCGACGTACGGAAGCGGCTCCCCGGCCTGCCCGTCATGGTGCTCTCGCAGTACGTCGAGCAGCTGTACGCGCGGGAGTTGCTGTCGGACCGGGCCGGAGCGGTGGGGTATCTGCTGAAGGACCGGGTGCTGGATGTCGGCCGGTTCGTCGCGGGCGTACGCCAGGTCGCAGCCGGCAGTACGGTCATGGATCCCGACGTGGTCGGCGCGCTCCTCACCCACCGCTCCGCGGACCCTCGACTGCGGCAACTGACCCCGCGTGAGCACGAAGTCCTCTCGCTGATGGCCGAGGGCCGCTCGAACGCCGCCATCGCCGACCGGATGTTCGTCAGCGAGAAGACCGTCGGCAAGCACAGCTTCAACATCTTCGCCAAGCTCGGCCTCGAACCGTCCGAGGACGACAACCGCCGAATTCTGGCGGTACTCCGCTACCTGGAGGGCTGAGCGGCCTGGGTCCGGTAACGGGGGCGCATTGTCCAGTAACGGAGGAGATGATGCCGGAGGTATCGCGAAATACGGCATGTAGTCATATGCCGTCGGTAATCTGCGGGTCTCCTGCCGTCGAGTAGATGGGGTGAGGGGGATCCGCACCAGCGGGTCCACGATCGATGGTCTCCTTGCCGGAGCAGAAGAGCACTCGGGGTGGGGGTCCCGCCGCGCAGCACTGTGAGCCGTTTCCGTCGGTGACAGTGGACGCGTCGGGCATCGTGCTGTCCCACAACGCCCGGGCCGCTGTTCTGCTGAGCCGCGTCGCCGTCGGTGCCGCGCTGGCCGAGGTCGCGCCCGGCTGGCTGGCCGAGGCCCATCTGCGGCAGGTCGGCGGTGCGGGGGAGGGATCACCGGCCTGGGCCGACGGCCGGATCGGCGGGCACCGCGTGAAGGCGCTCGCCGTACCGGACCGGAACGGTGCGGTGGCCTGGTGGCTGGTCGGTGACAGCGCTCCGGCGAGTGCCGCGCGGGAACTCGCGCGCGAACGGGCGAGAGCCGGACTGCTGCAGGAGCTCTCCTGCGAACTGCTCGCCTCGCTGGACGTCGACCGCTGTACGGCGATGGCCGTGCGACAGGCCGCCCGGCATCTGGCGGACGCGGCGGTCGTCGTCGGGACGGGCGACGGATGCACGTTCCCGGTGACGCGGTGCACCACCGACGGGCCCGTGGCGCAGGAGCGGGTCGCCCTGGATCCCGGGCAACTGCCCGGCCTGGCGGAGGCGTTGCAGGGGCTCCCCACGGTGTCCTCCCGCTGGACCGATCCCCGGCAAGTGCCGCCGTGGGCCGTGCCCGAGGGATTCGTGGGCGATGTCGCCGACATCGGTTCGGTCGTCGTGGTGCCGCTGCCGGGACACGGGGCGCCTATCGGAGGCCTCATCCTGCTGCGCCGCCGACAGGCAGCCGCGTTCACCCTCGCCGAGGAGTCCTTCGCCCAGCTCTTCGCCGCACGCGCGGGCGCCGCCCTGTCAGTGGCCCGCAGCCACAGCCGCCAGGCGCACAGCACCGAGGTGCTGATACGCGACCTGCTGCCGCCCTCGCTCGGCCGGGTGCACGGCATCTGCTTCTCCGGCGGCTACCGCGCCTCGGTGGCGGGCGAACGCGTCGGCGGTGACTTCTACGACCTGTACCCGGCCGACACACCGACGGCCGAGACCGTCGCGGTACTGGGCGACGTGTGCGGCAAGGGGCTGGAAGCCGCGGTCGTGGCAGGCGGAGTCCGCCACGCACTCCGGGCACTCGTCCCGTTCGCCGCCGACCACACCCGCCTGCTGACCCTCCTCAACGGCGCACTGCTGTCCTCACGTCGGACACCCTTCGTGACACTCGTCCTGGTCACCGCCGTGCGCCAGGACGCACGGGTGCGGCTGCGCGTCTCCAGCGCGGGCCATCCCGCCCCGCTCATCGTGCGCGCCACCGGCCAGGTGGAAGAGGTCAGGACCGACGGGACGCTGGTCGGCGTGTTCGCCGACATCGAGTTCAGGACCGCCGAGGTCGCTCTGCGCCCCGGTGAGACCTGCTTGCTCTACTCCGACGGAATCACCGAGGCGCGCGGTGGGCCGCAGGGTGACGTGATGTTCGGCGAGGACAGGTTGCGCGCCGTACTGGCCCAGTGCGCCGGGATGCCGGCCGAGGCGGTGACCGAACGCGTACAGATGGTCATCGCCCAGTGGGTGGGGGACGGCCCGCACGACGACATGGCGGTCCTGGCGATCGCCGCGCCCCGGGACAACCGTCCGACGACGGAGAACCAACCGGCCGACCGTACGACAACGGAGAACGAACCAACCGGAGGAAGGTGAAACGCGTGACCGACGGCAAGGAGGCCCACTCTCTCGCCGAGCCGCGTGAGCAACTGTGGCAGGCGCTGGGGGAGTACGACGAGACGCGCGCTGTCGCCATCGTGCGGGACGCGCTCGGCACGACAGGGGCCGCTGAACGGACGCGTGCCGCGGGCGAGCGGGTTCTGCTCGAACTGATCGCGCCGACGCAGGAACGGGTGGGCGTGGCCTGGGCGGCCAACGACATCACGGTGGCGCAGGAACACGCGGCCACGGCGATCAGCGAACGGTGCGTCGCGGCCGTCGCCGACGCCACCGCTCCAGCCCTCGCGCACCCCCGCACAGGCACGTTCGCGGGAACGGAAGAGCGAAGGGGAGGGGGAGGGGGAGGAGGGGACGGAAGACGAGGCGGAAGAGGAGAGGGAAGTGGAGAGGGAAGAGGAGCGGGGAGGGTTCTGGTGTCGTGCGTCGACGGTGAGTGGCACTCCCTGCCCGCACGGCTGGTAGGCGAGGTGCTGCGGTTACGGGGCTGGCGGGTCGACTATCTGGGAGCACAGGTCCCCACCGAGCATCTGGTCGAGCACGCGCGCCGCACCCAGGCACAGGCGGTCCTGCTGTCCTCGTCCATCCCGACACTCCTGCCCGGCGCCCACAACGCGATCAGCTCCTGCCAGGGGGCCGGCATTCCGGTACTGGCCGGAGGTGCCGCGTTCGGTCCGCAGGGCCGCTACGCCCGGCTCATGCGGGCCGAGTGGGCCAAGGACGCGTCCGACGCGGCCACCCTGCTCGACCGGCACCTGACGCCGCCCGGCGCACACGCGGCCCGCCTCCCCGACCTGGACCTGCCGCACCTGGCCGACCAGGAATACACCATGGTCCGCCGGACCAAGCTCCAGTTGGTCAAGCAGACCCTCGCCGACGTCGAGGAGGGGTTTCCCGAGACGCGCCACTACAGCGAGTACCAGCGGGAACGCACCGTCGAGGACATCGACTTCATCGTCGGTTACCTAGCCGCCGCCCTCTACGTCGACGACCCCGACCTGTTCACGAGGTTCATCACGTGGACCGCGGACATCCTGGCGGCCCGCGACGTCCCACCGCGGTGCCTGCTCCCCGCTCTGGACTCGCTGCGGAACCAGCTCAAGGACTTCCCCCGAGCGATCGGCATCCTCACCGCCGCCCACGACGTCCTCGACCCACCACTCGCCCCGCCACCCGGCCCTGCATCCGGCCCTCGCGACTGACCGCGTGGCGGGGGCACCCGCGCGCTCCGGCACCCGCTGATGCGGGAGCGTGCGGGTGCCGGAGCGCGCGGGTCTGTCCGCGGGGTCGTCGGCTACCACCAGTCCGTGCACTGCACCGCCTGGCCGCCCCCGCCACCGCAGGCACGGAAACGGTAGTTCGGGCTGTTGTCCGTCACTTTCGCCGCGCTGGTCAGCTGAAAGCCGTCACGGCCTGCCTTGAACGGTCCGCACTGGACGTGGACCGTGCTGCCGTCCAGCGTCCAGTCCATCCACACGTCGTCTCCCGCGCGCGGGACCGTGAGCGCGGCGAATCCGTAGACCTTGTCGTCGATGGTGACAGCTCGCAGGCCGATGCGCCCGACGAGACCTTGCGGGTCGGACGGGCGCAACAACTTGTCCCCGGGGCCGGCCGCGACACCGACCAGACTGTCGGAGATGTCGCGGAACCCGTTGGTTCCACGCTCGCAATCGGATGCGGACGCCAGTGCCGTACCCGGCATGGCGACGGTGACTCCACCTGCCAGCAGTACACCGGCGGCAGCAGTGCAGGCTGCTTTGGCAATTGCGCGTCTGGTCATGACGATGCCTTCCCCTCGGGCGACGAACAGCGAGTACAACGCGAGCTGTCGGCGCCGCGTCTACCGAACCCGGCGGCGCCGCTGTAAGGCAACCACGGGAGAAAGCGCCACCGTCCTGACACTTGTCAGGATGTGCTGAAGGGCCGGGTGTGAAGGCCGGCGCACGGCCACGCCGAGTTGGCGAGCTTCTGGCTCGACTCCTCCGAGCCGATCCGAGCCGATCCGATCCGATCCGAGCCGATCCGAGCCGTCACGCCGACACGCCGTTGAGGTGACACGCCTTCACGTCGGTACGTCGTTACGTCATTACGTCGTTACGTCGAGCTGGGCCGCTGCGGGGCGCGGAGCACGAGCAGGGTGATCTCGCTGGGGGCGAAGACGCGGAACGGCGGGCCCCAGAAGCCGGTGCCCCGGCTGGTGTAGAGGAGGGTGCGGAGGCCGTGTCGGCTGAGGCCGGCGAGGGCGGGCTGATCGAGGCGGACGAGGTGGTGGAAGGGCCAGATCTGGCCGCCGTGGGTATGGCCCGAGAGCTGGAGGTCCACGCCACCTGCCGCGGCCTGGTCGATGAACTTCGGCTGATGGGCCAGGAGCAGGACGGGCAGGTCGGGGTCGGCGCCGTTCAGCGCTCCGTCGAGGTGGGCGCCGTGTCCGGCCAGGCCGGAGGACTCCGCGGTGACGTCGTCCACGCCGGCGACGACGAGGGTGTCGCCGCCGCGTTCGAGCAGCAAGTGGCGGTTGCGCAGCGGCTCCCAGCCCAGTTCGTCCATCAGGTCGACCCAGCCCTGGGCCTCGCTGTAGTACTCGTGGTTGCCGGTGACGTAGACCCGGGCCAGGGTCGCCCGCACGGTGGCGAGGGGGGTGGCCTGGGTGCGACGGCGTTCGGCCGTGCCGTCCGCGATGTCGCCGGTATGGCAGACCAGGTCGGCCTCCAGGGCGTTCACCGTCTCGCACACCCGTGCCGACCAGCGGGCGCGGTCGAGGGGGCCGTAGTGCGTGTCGGTGATGAGGGCGACGCGAAGTCCGTCCAACCCGGGCCCCAGGCGGGGGAGTTGTACGTCGAGACTACGCACCCGCGGCACCCGGCGGGCCTCGGCGTACCCCCAGCCGAGCAGTGCGACCGTCACACCGAGGACGGCCCACGTGACGATCCGGGCCCGGTCCTGGCCCTCGCCGACACCGGCCACGGTCAGGGCGAGCCGCAGGAGGACGCCGAGCAGCACGGACCAGGTGAACAGGACCCAACTGGCGCCCAGCAGGCTGTCACCGACGATCGCCGCCCCGTCCTGCTGGCGTCGGCCATGGCCCCGCGCCATCGCGAGCGGCATACCGATGAGGCCGAGGACGAACACACCCGTGCCGGCGAGCGTGACGGGCAACGGCCACTGCTGTCCGGCGTACAGGAGCACCCAGCACGGCACCGCCCACAACAGGACGGGTGCGATCAGGGGGAGGTAGCGCATCAGGCGGTGCAGCGTGCTCCGCCGCTCGGCCTGCGCCTCACTGTCGGTGGGCCGGGTGTCGCTGGTGTCGGTCACGCTTCCCCTCCTTGGCCGGACGGCCGTCCCGCGCACTGTATCCGGTGGTCCTCGCACCGGTCCGACGCGGTGCGCAGGCACCAGCAGGCACCAGCGGGCAATGTGCGTACGGAGGCGCACACGAAGGCCCCACGTTCTTACACTCCTGACCTCTTCGACCGGCGGCACAGCCGTCCGACTGGTTCAGGGCACGTGGGGCTGGTTCAGGACGTATGGGGCCGGGCCGACCTCGACGTGGAACCCGAACCGTCCTGGCGCTCATGCGCCGCAGCTCGGGACGGTTGCGGATCAGGACGCCCATGCCCAGTGGCCAGGGCCCATGCGTCGATGTCCTGATAACGCCGTGGACCTGGATGGCCTCTTACCGTGCTGCCGACCAGGTGGAGGCGTTCGGTCTGCCAAGGGTGTCCGGTGAAGCCGTCGAGGCAGGCGGTCGCCGCCGTTATGGACGCGGTGTCGTAACGGCGAGCGCGGGCCAGCGTGAGGTGGGGCCGCAGCGGACGTTCGACGAAGGCGACGCCGCAGTCCCTGACCCGCGCCCGTACCGCCTCGGTCAACGCGTGCAGTTGGCCGAGATCGCCCTCGATACCGCTCCACAGCACTCGCTCGTCGAAGTGTCCGCCACCGCTCAGTGTCAGTTCGAACGGGGGGTGGGCAGCCGCGAGATCGGCGAGCGGGGAACGAAGCAGGTGGACGGCCCGCACCGGCAGCTCGCCCAGGAAGGCCAGAGTGATGTGCCAGTCCTCGATGCGGTTCCAACGCAGCTCGGGATGGGCGGCGTAGGCCGGGCCCAGTGCGCGCGCCAACTCGTTCTTCGCGTCGTTGGGCGGCGCGAGGGCGACAAACGCGTGCTGGGTGGCGGTCTGAGGCGGCTCGGTCACGGATGTCTTCTTACCTCATGCACCCGGGATGCACACGGCGCCGAAGCCCCACTGCGCGCCTTCATCTGCGTTTCGCCTCGATGCACTACGGCGTCCGGCTACGGCGTCAGGAACCGTTCAACCCTCTGTCGCAGATCAAGTGGCGGGTCGGTCAACGTCGAGACGATTGCGCGAAGCTCGCGGCCAAGTTCGGGAGATTCGGTCCACACCGACGGGTTCCTGGTGAGGACCGCAGACAGCAGATCACCTTGGTACATGTCTCCTTACGCCATCGGATCGCCCCGCAGCACCTCCAGGGCCAGTGGCAGGAGGCAGGGCAGTCCTATGTCCTGCCCGATCAACAGACGCATGTCCTCGACCGCCAGCTCACCGATCGGCCGACGCCGCAAGGCATGTGCAGTAGCGACAAGACGAGTGGCGTCCTGCGGAGGAGCCGGCCAGCGGTCGCGTTCAATCTCTTCAAGGGAGCGTTCATAATCCATGCGCGAGAGGCGCCTGATGGCCAGAGTCCAGGTCAGACGCCTCTTCCTGGCGCATCCCCCGCCGACACCACCACAGCCCGCGCCGGCGAGGCCATGATCCTGGTGGTGCCTCACATCCTGCGCCGACACGACTTCCGGTCCTTCGCCGTTCCCCTCGCCGGGGCAGGGGCCGGGAAGCGGGAACTGGCTCCGGAAGAGGAGGTAAGGCGCTGGCCGCCCGGCGCACAGCCCTGTCGCTGTGTGCCACTTCGGTGTCCGCCACGGCACCCCGGGAGGGATCTCGGTGGCGGTCGGTGCGGGTCAGACGGCGGCGATGCCTTCCATGCCGGACTCGTCGAAGACGGGCAGGTCCTTGGCGGTCGTGACCTTGGTGAGGGAGCCGTCCGCCTCGACGCGGAAGCCGTCGACGGTGCCGGAGACGGCGTTCTGGACGTAGACGAACCTCTCGTCCTCGGTCACGGCGAGGTCGATCACGCCCTGTGAGTTGGCTGAGGGTGGGGTGGCGATGCCCACCTCGTTGGTCAGGGACAGCTTGCCGTGCTTGTCCATGCGGTAGCCGGTGACCGTGGAGTTGCCGGTGTTGCCGCCGTAGAAGTAGTTGCCCGCACGCACCAGCCAGCACAGGACCTCCTGGCCGCTGGGCAGGGGCTGCTGCAGGATCTTCAACTTGCCGTCTCGCTTCACCTTGTACGTGGTGACCGTGGACTTCTCGGCCTCGGCGACCAGCATCCGCTTCCCGG
This region of Streptomyces ortus genomic DNA includes:
- a CDS encoding LuxR C-terminal-related transcriptional regulator, with the protein product MRVVIAEDLALLREGLIRIFQANRFEVVEAVDNGPSLVRALTTHRPDVAVVDVRLPPTFTDEGLRAVIDVRKRLPGLPVMVLSQYVEQLYARELLSDRAGAVGYLLKDRVLDVGRFVAGVRQVAAGSTVMDPDVVGALLTHRSADPRLRQLTPREHEVLSLMAEGRSNAAIADRMFVSEKTVGKHSFNIFAKLGLEPSEDDNRRILAVLRYLEG
- a CDS encoding cobalamin B12-binding domain-containing protein; the encoded protein is MTDGKEAHSLAEPREQLWQALGEYDETRAVAIVRDALGTTGAAERTRAAGERVLLELIAPTQERVGVAWAANDITVAQEHAATAISERCVAAVADATAPALAHPRTGTFAGTEERRGGGGGGGDGRRGGRGEGSGEGRGAGRVLVSCVDGEWHSLPARLVGEVLRLRGWRVDYLGAQVPTEHLVEHARRTQAQAVLLSSSIPTLLPGAHNAISSCQGAGIPVLAGGAAFGPQGRYARLMRAEWAKDASDAATLLDRHLTPPGAHAARLPDLDLPHLADQEYTMVRRTKLQLVKQTLADVEEGFPETRHYSEYQRERTVEDIDFIVGYLAAALYVDDPDLFTRFITWTADILAARDVPPRCLLPALDSLRNQLKDFPRAIGILTAAHDVLDPPLAPPPGPASGPRD
- a CDS encoding PP2C family protein-serine/threonine phosphatase, with translation MVSLPEQKSTRGGGPAAQHCEPFPSVTVDASGIVLSHNARAAVLLSRVAVGAALAEVAPGWLAEAHLRQVGGAGEGSPAWADGRIGGHRVKALAVPDRNGAVAWWLVGDSAPASAARELARERARAGLLQELSCELLASLDVDRCTAMAVRQAARHLADAAVVVGTGDGCTFPVTRCTTDGPVAQERVALDPGQLPGLAEALQGLPTVSSRWTDPRQVPPWAVPEGFVGDVADIGSVVVVPLPGHGAPIGGLILLRRRQAAAFTLAEESFAQLFAARAGAALSVARSHSRQAHSTEVLIRDLLPPSLGRVHGICFSGGYRASVAGERVGGDFYDLYPADTPTAETVAVLGDVCGKGLEAAVVAGGVRHALRALVPFAADHTRLLTLLNGALLSSRRTPFVTLVLVTAVRQDARVRLRVSSAGHPAPLIVRATGQVEEVRTDGTLVGVFADIEFRTAEVALRPGETCLLYSDGITEARGGPQGDVMFGEDRLRAVLAQCAGMPAEAVTERVQMVIAQWVGDGPHDDMAVLAIAAPRDNRPTTENQPADRTTTENEPTGGR
- the thpR gene encoding RNA 2',3'-cyclic phosphodiesterase; this encodes MTEPPQTATQHAFVALAPPNDAKNELARALGPAYAAHPELRWNRIEDWHITLAFLGELPVRAVHLLRSPLADLAAAHPPFELTLSGGGHFDERVLWSGIEGDLGQLHALTEAVRARVRDCGVAFVERPLRPHLTLARARRYDTASITAATACLDGFTGHPWQTERLHLVGSTVRGHPGPRRYQDIDAWALATGHGRPDPQPSRAAAHERQDGSGSTSRSARPHTS
- a CDS encoding contact-dependent growth inhibition system immunity protein; its protein translation is MDYERSLEEIERDRWPAPPQDATRLVATAHALRRRPIGELAVEDMRLLIGQDIGLPCLLPLALEVLRGDPMA
- a CDS encoding sensor histidine kinase, with the protein product MKRNVVLRLGLLGRSLVLLPGAVLGFGLLTFWITSVAVVALGVGIPLTLLASVLVRWFADLHRQWAADRLGEPVARPYLSVPDGRWPVRLWAILRDPATWRDWAWLGANSITGWFTYGLSLLFFLCGVVYLSYPLLYALTPPEVFRTPLGNGFRLHSVQESFALVPLGPVFLLLWWTTAERLAHLDALVVRSLLAPTAQAQLRARVAQLAASRAETVDTQAGELRRIERDLHDGAQARLVSLGMSLGLAEQLLPDDPQAVRQLLAEARESTAGALAELRDLVRGIHPPVLADRGLDGALQALALANPIPTTLATRLPGRLPAPVESAAYFAVAEALTNAIKHAGARHIRITVEFTPHPGTTAGLLTMRVSDDGRGGATLDGGTGLRGIARRLSAFDGTLTADSPPGGPTEIRMSLPCASS
- a CDS encoding metallophosphoesterase, which encodes MTDTSDTRPTDSEAQAERRSTLHRLMRYLPLIAPVLLWAVPCWVLLYAGQQWPLPVTLAGTGVFVLGLIGMPLAMARGHGRRQQDGAAIVGDSLLGASWVLFTWSVLLGVLLRLALTVAGVGEGQDRARIVTWAVLGVTVALLGWGYAEARRVPRVRSLDVQLPRLGPGLDGLRVALITDTHYGPLDRARWSARVCETVNALEADLVCHTGDIADGTAERRRTQATPLATVRATLARVYVTGNHEYYSEAQGWVDLMDELGWEPLRNRHLLLERGGDTLVVAGVDDVTAESSGLAGHGAHLDGALNGADPDLPVLLLAHQPKFIDQAAAGGVDLQLSGHTHGGQIWPFHHLVRLDQPALAGLSRHGLRTLLYTSRGTGFWGPPFRVFAPSEITLLVLRAPQRPSST